The Lacipirellula parvula genome window below encodes:
- a CDS encoding LamG-like jellyroll fold domain-containing protein, translating into MNSVRRLITPIFALSLTCGGTARAANLLYNFEGDSGTTVTDKLTSDGAQNGVIYNNVDPTDNFDPRFGNQAAFFDNPPPLAEGDFSSIEIPDSTLAAGASFTLGGWVNQDVVSLPTARFRIFSSFSSGTVPNNVLLLDSGRSATNSSLRGIVGGIQFTGTVTPALSPGYHHYAMTVDGTVSGNSAVQLYIDGNPISTTASGTLGAYSNTVNLRIGEDVSLYPRTNSANEQIVGNADDMFMISRSLSPAQISSIYNGGTGAPVSNVITPVGGEKAVYYNFEGDTGTTVTDKFTLDGNQNGIVRASGTVDSAAANAKVGNTSFNFLDPQPPTTPGNQIFSQINAGQVGDLGPNFTISAVVNPYTNGQVSNGVARILSSYAGTGSTAGSLILDFNPSTVTGIRLFLPSNTGAATLTVAGPNKPDLNINTKQTLTIVYETGTTNDSVKLYLDGTLVASKTDLPAGTVQTLGTNELRIGEDRGGYRGAYANENFTGSMDDVMILGRALTPEQVTFLNANGADALIATLPTGIPGDFNADSKVDGADFLVWQRNTSVGSLNDWKTNFGTVGAEGAVGVVPEPATAAMACVGFAALFTRRSRRFPA; encoded by the coding sequence ATGAACAGCGTGCGCCGTCTCATTACGCCTATCTTCGCACTTTCTCTTACGTGCGGCGGTACTGCCCGCGCAGCAAACCTGCTTTACAACTTTGAAGGCGACAGCGGAACGACGGTTACCGACAAGCTCACGTCAGACGGCGCACAGAACGGCGTCATCTACAACAACGTCGATCCCACGGACAATTTTGATCCGCGTTTCGGCAATCAAGCGGCCTTCTTTGACAACCCGCCGCCGCTGGCGGAAGGCGACTTTTCTTCGATCGAAATTCCAGACTCGACGCTTGCCGCGGGCGCCTCGTTCACCTTGGGCGGATGGGTGAATCAAGATGTTGTGAGCCTTCCGACGGCTCGCTTCCGCATCTTCAGCAGTTTCTCCTCCGGCACGGTCCCTAACAACGTCTTGCTGCTTGACTCCGGCCGTTCAGCTACTAACTCGAGCCTGCGCGGCATTGTGGGAGGCATCCAGTTCACCGGCACGGTCACGCCTGCGTTGTCGCCTGGCTATCATCATTACGCGATGACCGTCGACGGCACGGTCAGCGGAAACTCCGCGGTTCAGCTCTACATCGACGGCAATCCGATCTCCACCACCGCTAGCGGAACGCTCGGAGCTTACTCCAACACCGTCAACCTGCGGATTGGCGAGGACGTCTCGCTCTATCCACGGACCAATAGCGCCAACGAGCAGATTGTCGGTAACGCCGACGACATGTTCATGATCTCGCGCTCGTTGTCGCCCGCTCAGATTTCATCGATTTACAACGGCGGCACAGGCGCTCCCGTCTCTAACGTCATTACGCCCGTGGGGGGCGAAAAAGCCGTCTACTACAACTTCGAGGGAGATACGGGCACGACGGTCACGGACAAGTTCACGCTCGATGGAAATCAAAACGGGATCGTACGCGCGTCGGGAACCGTTGATTCGGCTGCAGCTAACGCGAAGGTTGGCAACACCTCGTTTAACTTCCTCGACCCCCAACCTCCCACGACGCCGGGCAATCAAATCTTCAGCCAAATCAACGCCGGCCAAGTCGGCGATCTCGGCCCTAATTTCACGATTTCGGCAGTCGTTAATCCTTATACCAACGGTCAGGTGAGCAACGGCGTCGCTCGAATTCTCAGCAGCTACGCTGGCACCGGATCGACCGCCGGCAGCTTGATTCTCGACTTCAATCCGAGCACCGTCACCGGTATCCGTTTGTTCCTCCCCAGCAATACCGGAGCCGCGACCTTGACCGTCGCTGGGCCGAACAAGCCGGACTTGAACATTAACACCAAGCAAACCCTCACGATTGTTTACGAAACCGGGACGACGAACGATTCGGTGAAGCTTTACCTGGACGGCACCCTTGTCGCCAGCAAGACCGATCTCCCTGCCGGCACCGTGCAAACGCTAGGAACCAATGAGTTACGAATCGGCGAAGATCGCGGCGGCTACCGCGGAGCGTACGCCAACGAGAATTTCACTGGGAGCATGGACGACGTGATGATCCTCGGTCGCGCCTTGACCCCCGAACAAGTGACGTTCTTGAACGCCAACGGCGCCGACGCTCTCATTGCAACGCTGCCGACTGGAATTCCAGGAGATTTCAACGCCGACTCAAAGGTCGACGGCGCCGACTTTCTCGTGTGGCAACGCAATACCAGCGTCGGCAGCTTGAACGATTGGAAGACCAACTTCGGGACCGTGGGGGCTGAAGGCGCCGTCGGAGTCGTTCCCGAACCGGCGACCGCTGCGATGGCATGCGTTGGCTTCGCGGCGCTGTTCACGCGCCGTTCGCGACGGTTCCCCGCCTAA
- a CDS encoding GntR family transcriptional regulator has protein sequence MSDIKDNSSIADAGAGTKHAQLRLALESEIANGAYLPGHFLPSEPELARRFSLSRSTVRQALFSLEQDGVVERHPGKGTVVCDREAVKNQPHMAAFAIVLPEIQSGHYPALVDGFAAAASDLHYQILVCTTGNETSRQGDIILQLLDKRVAGVALLPPTVGNIPDYQLRQLQSQGIPIVMLHRAIDGVPAPVVAISFEDVIIKAAESLLSRGHRRIALLASHRSEAVNRYEAALSLALRKAGSDLPPELIKIGASKSSQVGPARTREIDEALASMLTLPEDRRPTAIIDPWDSDMEACYFSLLRAGIEPPHQISLVSFGGASRLNVLAKRLTAVTVDEPATAKLTAQLLDQMKRGVRSISDASRFLAPLGFHQGETIAEPAAMPPRWPGM, from the coding sequence ATGAGCGATATCAAGGACAATTCGTCGATCGCCGACGCCGGTGCGGGCACGAAGCACGCGCAACTGCGTCTCGCATTGGAATCAGAAATTGCGAACGGCGCTTACCTCCCAGGGCACTTTCTTCCGTCCGAACCCGAATTAGCGCGACGTTTTTCTCTCTCGCGCAGCACGGTGCGGCAGGCGCTCTTTTCCCTTGAGCAGGACGGAGTCGTCGAACGACACCCAGGCAAAGGGACGGTCGTATGCGATCGCGAGGCCGTGAAGAACCAGCCGCACATGGCGGCGTTCGCAATCGTCCTTCCTGAAATTCAATCTGGCCACTACCCGGCGCTTGTCGATGGGTTCGCCGCAGCGGCGAGCGACCTGCACTACCAAATCCTCGTCTGCACGACTGGCAACGAGACCAGCCGCCAAGGCGACATCATCCTGCAGCTTCTCGACAAGCGGGTGGCTGGAGTCGCCCTGCTCCCGCCGACCGTGGGGAACATTCCCGATTATCAATTGCGCCAGCTTCAAAGCCAGGGCATCCCGATCGTGATGCTCCATCGCGCGATCGACGGCGTCCCGGCGCCGGTCGTGGCAATTTCATTCGAAGACGTGATCATCAAAGCGGCGGAATCGTTGCTCAGTCGCGGGCACCGCCGCATCGCGCTTCTCGCTAGTCACCGTAGCGAAGCAGTTAATCGCTACGAAGCGGCTCTCAGCCTGGCGCTCCGCAAAGCCGGCAGCGATCTGCCGCCTGAGTTGATCAAGATTGGCGCGTCGAAGTCGAGCCAAGTAGGGCCTGCGCGGACGCGCGAGATTGACGAAGCGCTCGCCTCGATGCTGACGTTGCCCGAAGATCGTCGCCCCACGGCAATCATCGATCCTTGGGACTCGGACATGGAGGCATGCTACTTCTCGCTCTTGCGCGCGGGAATCGAGCCGCCGCATCAGATTTCGTTAGTCAGTTTTGGCGGAGCAAGCCGACTGAACGTGCTCGCCAAACGACTCACCGCCGTTACCGTCGACGAGCCGGCGACGGCTAAGCTCACCGCGCAACTGCTTGATCAGATGAAGCGCGGGGTGCGTTCAATTAGCGACGCCAGTCGATTTCTGGCGCCGTTAGGTTTCCATCAAGGGGAAACAATCGCCGAGCCAGCTGCAATGCCGCCGCGCTGGCCGGGAATGTAG
- a CDS encoding GDSL-type esterase/lipase family protein, whose translation MSPRSHADEPVDQQPVRRVACIGDSITCGHGLKDPKREAYPAQLQEILGGDYEVRAFCMSGTTLLRKGAKSIWATNEWKLAQAYGADVAIVQLGTNDTKEADWRQHRGEFVDDCKSLIRSLREKNPAVDVFVCLPPPLFRDRGKPWDTDAILAKEIVPKLRRVAADENATLINVYSACDSHSSDFSDGVHPNAAASKLIAETISAAIDARRQEKKSEQDAKGK comes from the coding sequence TTGAGCCCACGCTCTCACGCTGACGAACCTGTCGATCAGCAGCCCGTGCGGCGCGTCGCTTGTATCGGCGACAGCATCACGTGCGGGCATGGATTGAAGGATCCGAAACGCGAAGCATACCCTGCTCAACTCCAAGAGATCCTCGGGGGCGACTACGAAGTTCGCGCGTTCTGCATGAGCGGAACGACGTTGCTCAGGAAAGGTGCGAAGTCGATTTGGGCGACCAACGAATGGAAGCTCGCTCAAGCGTATGGCGCCGACGTGGCCATCGTGCAGTTAGGGACAAACGACACGAAAGAAGCCGATTGGCGGCAACACCGAGGCGAATTCGTCGACGACTGCAAATCGCTGATTCGCTCGCTGCGTGAGAAGAATCCTGCCGTCGACGTGTTCGTTTGTTTGCCGCCGCCGCTATTTCGAGATCGCGGCAAACCATGGGACACGGATGCAATTCTCGCCAAGGAAATTGTGCCGAAGCTACGCCGCGTTGCTGCAGACGAGAACGCCACGCTGATCAACGTCTACAGTGCCTGCGACTCGCACAGCAGCGACTTTTCGGATGGAGTTCATCCCAATGCCGCCGCTTCGAAGCTGATAGCGGAAACGATCAGCGCGGCCATTGATGCTCGTCGCCAAGAGAAGAAATCGGAACAAGACGCCAAGGGCAAGTAG